One genomic window of Diospyros lotus cultivar Yz01 chromosome 8, ASM1463336v1, whole genome shotgun sequence includes the following:
- the LOC127807924 gene encoding callose synthase 11-like: MNLRQRPVPARAYGSPPPPPPLFEDVYNIIPIHNLLSDHPSLRYPEVRAAEAALRVVGDLRKPPFMEWHAGLDLMDWLGFFFGFQRDNVRNQREHLVLHLANAQMRLQRPSDAAVLDPAVLRGFRRELLKNYTSWCSYLGRRSHVQLSRRRETDPLRRELLYACLYLLIWGEAANLRFTPECLCYIFHHMAGELNQILQDDIDINTGMPYFPPISGENAFLDKVITPIYQAVKSEVVRSRNGTAPHSAWRNYDDINEYFWSRRCFRRLKWPIDVSANFFATGNDKRVGKTGFVEQRTFWNVFRSFDRLWVLLFLFLQAAIIVAWEGKEYPWKALESRDVQVELLTVFITWSGLRLLQSVLDAGTQYSLVSRETMWLGVRMVLKSIVATTWIIVFSVFYARIWSQKNSDGLWSEKANRRIITFLKAGFVFVIPELLALLLFILPWIRNVIEETDWMVFYLLTWWFQTRIFVGRGLREGLVDNVKYTLFWIVVLASKFSFSYFLQIKPLVAPTKALLNLKGVIYNWHEFFSRTNRAAVVVLWLPVVLVYLMDLQIWYSIFSSLVGAAIGLFSHLGEIRNIAQLRLRFQFFASAMQFNLVPEDLNMSHQATLIQKLREAIHRLKLRYGLGQPYKKIESSQVEATRFALIWNEIIITLREEDLINDEELELMKLSPNSWKIRVIRWPCVLLSNELLLALRQAVELANSSDNWLWQRICKNEYRRCAVIEAYDSVSYLLLQIVKHDTVEHSIIEKLFLEIDGHIQTGKFTETYKLNVLEKIHAQLISLIELLMMPNKDLGRVVNVLQALYELYFRELPKEKKSTLQLRKEGLAIPNPDTDAGLLFENAVQFPDGEDMFFFQQLRRLQTILTSRDSQNNVPKNIEARRRIAFFSNSLFMNMPRAPKVDKMMAFSVLTPYYDEDVLYGKESLRSPNEDGITILFYLQKIYEDEWENFLQRMRREGMEDENDVWTVKARDLRLWASYRGQTLSRTVRGMMYYYRALQMFAFLDSASEMDIKQGPEVIASLGSLRQHSASDGIDHGTQPASRNLNRAISGMGLLFKGREFASAMMKFTYVVTCQIYGNQKRRGDSRADDILYLMKNNEALRVAYVDEVQAGREEVRYYSVLVKYDQQLKKEVEVYRIRLPGPLKLGEGKPENQNHAIIFTRGDAVQTIDMNQDNSFEEALKMRNLLEEFKKYYGIRKPKILGVRENVFTGSVSSLAWFMSAQEMSFVTLGQRVLANPLKVRMHYGHPDVFDRFWFLTRGGISKASKVINISEDIFAGFNCTLRGGNVTHHEYIQVGKGRDVGLNQISIFEAKVSSGNGEQVLSRDVYRLGHRLDFFRMLSFFYTSVGSYFNTMMVVLTVYAFLWGRLYLALSGIEGAVKRASLENSSNNEALGTIVNQQFIVQIGLFTALPMVVENYLEHGFLQAIWDFITMQLQLSSLFYTFSMGTRTHFFGRTILHGGARYRATGRGFVVQHKSFAENYRLYSRSHFVKAIELGVILTVYASHSPVSKNSFVYIAITFSSWVLVVSWIMSPFVFNPSGFDWLKTVYDFEDFLNWIWHRGGIFLKADQSWDAWWLEEQDHLRTTGLWGKLLEIILDLRFFFFQYGVVYHLNITGGNTSIGVYLLSWIYMVVAVAIYVTISYAYDKYAAKEHIYYRLVQFIVIAVTVLVVVLLLEFTRFEFLDLVTSLLAFIPTGWGLILIAQVLRPFLQSTVVWDTVVSLARLYDMLFGLIVMAPLALLSWMPGFQAMQTRILFNEAFSRGLQISRILTGKNSNV, encoded by the coding sequence ATGAATTTGAGACAGCGACCCGTCCCCGCCCGCGCCTATGgctcgccgccgccgccaccgccGTTGTTTGAGGACGTATATAACATAATACCGATACATAACCTCCTTTCCGATCACCCGTCGCTTCGGTACCCGGAGGTACGCGCCGCGGAGGCTGCCCTACGCGTCGTCGGGGACCTGCGGAAGCCGCCGTTCATGGAGTGGCACGCAGGGCTGGACCTGATGGATTGGCTAGGGTTTTTCTTCGGGTTCCAGCGCGACAACGTCCGGAACCAGAGGGAGCACCTGGTCCTGCACCTAGCAAACGCCCAAATGCGCCTCCAGCGGCCGTCCGACGCCGCCGTGCTCGATCCGGCGGTGCTGCGCGGCTTCCGCCGCGAGCTCCTCAAGAACTATACCTCCTGGTGCTCTTACCTCGGCCGGAGATCCCACGTTCAGCTCTCGCGCCGCCGCGAAACCGACCCTCTCCGCCGCGAACTGCTGTACGCGTGTCTTTATCTCTTAATCTGGGGCGAAGCCGCCAATCTTCGCTTCACTCCTGAATGTCTTTGCTATATATTTCACCACATGGCAGGGGAACTAAACCAAATTCTTCAAGATGACATAGATATAAACACAGGCATGCCTTATTTTCCCCCAATCTCTGGTGAAAATGCCTTCTTGGACAAAGTAATTACGCCCATTTACCAAGCTGTTAAGTCTGAAGTGGTCAGGAGCCGGAATGGGACTGCCCCGCACTCCGCTTGGAGGAACTATGATGATATCAATGAATACTTTTGGAGTAGAAGGTGTTTCCGGAGGCTCAAGTGGCCTATTGATGTTAGTGCTAATTTTTTTGCCACCGGTAATGATAAAAGAGTGGGGAAGACAGGGTTCGTTGAGCAGAGGACATTTTGGAATGTGTTTAGGAGCTTTGATAGATTATgggttttgttatttttgtttcttcaaGCGGCCATTATTGTTGCTTGGGAAGGTAAAGAGTACCCGTGGAAAGCATTGGAGAGTCGCGATGTGCAGGTGGAATTACTGACTGTGTTTATCACTTGGAGTGGTCTTCGGCTTCTGCAGTCAGTGCTTGATGCTGGTACGCAGTATAGTTTAGTTTCAAGGGAGACAATGTGGCTTGGTGTAAGGATGGTGCTTAAGAGCATCGTTGCTACAACTTGGATTATTGTTTTTTCAGTATTCTATGCAAGGATTTGGAGCCAAAAAAATTCTGATGGTCTCTGGTCAGAAAAGGCAAATAGGAGGATCATCACATTTCTTAAGGCCGGATTTGTGTTTGTCATTCCTGAGTTGCTGGCACTGCTTCTTTTTATTCTCCCATGGATACGTAATGTAATTGAGGAAACAGATTGGATGGTCTTTTACTTGTTGACGTGGTGGTTTCAGACAAGAATCTTTGTGGGTCGCGGGCTAAGAGAGGGGCTGGTGGACAATGTGAAGTATACACTGTTCTGGATTGTGGTATTGGCATCAAAGTTCTCATTCAGCTACTTTCTTCAAATAAAGCCTTTGGTTGCCCCAACTAAGGCTCTTTTGAATCTCAAGGGTGTGATCTACAATTGGCACGAATTCTTCAGTAGAACCAATAGAGCTGCAGTTGTAGTATTGTGGCTTCCTGTTGTTCTGGTATATCTAATGGATCTGCAAATCTGGTATTCAATCTTCTCCTCATTGGTTGGTGCAGCAATTGGGTTATTCTCACATTTAGGTGAAATTCGAAATATTGCACAGCTAAGGCTTAGGTTCCAATTTTTTGCAAGTGCAATGCAGTTTAATCTTGTGCCAGAAGACCTGAATATGTCTCATCAGGCAACATTGATCCAAAAACTTCGAGAGGCAATCCATAGACTGAAGTTACGGTATGGACTCGGTCAGCCCTATAAGAAAATTGAGTCAAGCCAGGTGGAGGCAACTCGATTTGCTTTAATATGGAATGAGATAATTATCACTTTGCGAGAAGAAGATCTCATAAATGACGAAGAATTGGAGCTCATGAAACTGTCTCCTAATAGTTGGAAAATAAGGGTTATTCGCTGGCCGTGTGTCCTCCTGAGCAATGAGCTGCTGCTGGCTCTTCGGCAAGCAGTTGAACTGGCTAATTCATCTGACAATTGGCTTTGGCAAAGAATATGCAAGAATGAGTATAGGCGGTGTGCAGTTATTGAAGCTTATGATAGCGTCAGCTACCTGCTCCTTCAGATTGTTAAGCATGACACTGTGGAGCATTCTATTATCGAAAAATTGTTCCTAGAGATTGATGGTCATATTCAAACTGGGAAGTTTACTGAAACCTACAAGTTGAATGTTTTGGAGAAAATTCATGCccaattaatatcattaattgAGCTTCTGATGATGCCTAATAAAGATTTGGGCAGGGTGGTGAATGTTTTACAGGCATTATATGAACTTTACTTTAGAGAACTTCCCAAGGAGAAGAAGTCCACTCTGCAGTTGAGGAAGGAAGGTTTGGCTATTCCAAATCCAGACACTGATGCAGGGCTGCTTTTTGAAAATGCTGTCCAGTTTCCTGATGGTGAGGATATGTTCTTCTTCCAGCAGCTACGGCGTTTGCAAACAATTCTTACATCTAGAGATTCACAGAATAATGTCCCAAAAAATATTGAGGCAAGGCGCCGTATTGCTTTTTTCAGCAATTCTCTCTTTATGAATATGCCTCGTGCTCCCAAGGTTGATAAAATGATGGCTTTTAGCGTGCTCACGCCTTACTATGATGAAGACGTTTTGTATGGGAAAGAATCACTTCGAAGTCCAAATGAAGATGGCATTACCATTTTGTTCTACTTGCAGAAGATTTATGAAGATGAGTGGGAAAACTTTTTGCAGAGGATGCGTAGAGAAGGTATGGAGGATGAAAATGATGTCTGGACAGTCAAAGCAAGGGATCTCCGTCTTTGGGCTTCATACAGAGGCCAAACCCTTTCCCGTACTGTTAGGGGAATGATGTATTACTATAGGGCACTCCAGATGTTTGCTTTTCTTGATTCTGCATCTGAAATGGATATAAAGCAGGGTCCAGAAGTAATTGCTTCTCTTGGTTCTCTGAGGCAGCACAGTGCTTCAGATGGCATAGACCATGGCACGCAACCAGCTTCCAGGAACCTAAACCGAGCAATAAGTGGCATGGGTCTTCTATTTAAAGGGCGTGAGTTTGCATCTGCTATGATGAAATTCACATACGTGGTTACTTGTCAGATTTATGGGAATCAAAAGAGAAGAGGTGATTCCCGTGCTGATGATATTTTGTACCTGATGAAGAATAATGAAGCTCTTCGGGTTGCTTATGTCGATGAGGTACAAGCAGGAAGAGAAGAGGTGAGGTATTATTCTGTTCTTGTGAAGTATGATCAGCAACTGAAGAAAGAGGTGGAGGTATATCGCATTAGATTGCCTGGTCCCTTGAAGCTTGGTGAGGGTAAACCAGAAAATCAAAACCATGCCATCATCTTCACTCGGGGTGATGCCGTTCAGACTATTGACATGAACCAAGATAACTCTTTTGAGGAGGCACTCAAGATGCGGAACCTATTGGaggaattcaaaaaatattatggTATAAGGAAGCCAAAAATTCTAGGCGTTCGGGAAAATGTATTCACAGGGTCTGTATCATCCCTTGCTTGGTTCATGTCTGCACAGGAAATGAGTTTCGTGACACTGGGGCAGCGTGTTCTGGCAAACCCTCTCAAGGTTCGGATGCACTACGGACATCCAGATGTATTTGACAGGTTCTGGTTCTTGACGAGGGGTGGTATCagcaaagcttctaaagtgatCAATATTAGTGAGGATATATTTGCCGGCTTTAATTGTACACTGAGAGGTGGGAATGTGACTCATCATGAATACATACAAGTGGGTAAGGGAAGAGATGTTGGGTTGAATCAGATATCAATATTTGAGGCCAAGGTTTCTAGTGGCAATGGTGAACAGGTTTTGAGCAGGGATGTGTATAGGTTGGGTCATAGACTCGATTTCTTCCGCAtgctttcatttttctacaCTTCTGTTGGGTCCTACTTCAACACAATGATGGTAGTACTGACTGTCTATGCATTTTTGTGGGGCCGACTTTATCTTGCTCTAAGTGGTATTGAGGGGGCAGTCAAGAGGGCATCCCTGGAAAATAGTAGCAACAATGAGGCCCTCGGCACTATAGTAAATCAGCAATTCATTGTACAGATCGGGTTGTTCACAGCCCTACCGATGGTTGTGGAGAATTATCTGGAGCATGGGTTCCTTCAAGCAATCTGGGATTTTATAACCATGCAGTTGCAACTTTCATCACTCTTCTACACTTTTTCAATGGGAACCCGCACCCATTTTTTTGGCCGGACCATTCTTCATGGTGGTGCTAGGTACCGAGCGACAGGGCGAGGTTTTGTTGTGCAGCATAAGAGTTTTGCAGAGAACTATAGGCTCTATTCTCGCAGCCATTTTGTGAAAGCAATTGAACTTGGGGTGATTTTGACGGTGTATGCTTCCCATAGCCCCGTGTCCAAGAATAGCTTTGTCTATatagccataactttctcatctTGGGTTCTCGTTGTGTCATGGATTATGTCTCCCTTTGTCTTCAACCCTTCTGGATTTGATTGGCTGAAAACTGTGTATGACTTTGAGGATTTCCTGAACTGGATATGGCACAGGGGAGGTATTTTTCTCAAAGCTGATCAGAGCTGGGACGCTTGGTGGCTTGAGGAACAGGACCACTTGAGGACAACTGGTCTTTGGGGAAAGTTGTTAGAGATAATTTTAGATCTCcgtttcttctttttccagtATGGAGTTGTGTACCATCTGAACATTACTGGTGGTAACACAAGTATTGGCGTTTACTTGCTTTCTTGGATCTACATGGTTGTGGCTGTTGCAATTTATGTGACAATATCATATGCTTATGATAAATATGCTGCAAAAGAGCATATCTACTATCGTCTGGTTCAGTTCATTGTAATTGCAGTCACAGTACTTGTAGTTGTTCTATTGCTGGAGTTCACTAGGTTTGAATTTCTTGATCTTGTCACAAGCTTGCTTGCTTTCATCCCCACTGGGTGGGGCCTCATTCTTATTGCTCAGGTACTCAGACCTTTTTTGCAGTCAACAGTAGTGTGGGACACTGTTGTTTCCTTGGCTCGGCTTTATGATATGCTCTTTGGGTTGATTGTTATGGCTCCTCTCGCGTTACTTTCGTGGATGCCCGGATTCCAGGCAATGCAGACAAGGATTCTATTTAATGAAGCATTCAGCAGGGGGCTCCAAATATCACGTATTCTTACTGGAAAAAATTCTAATGTCTGA